From a region of the Triticum aestivum cultivar Chinese Spring chromosome 7D, IWGSC CS RefSeq v2.1, whole genome shotgun sequence genome:
- the LOC123167470 gene encoding uncharacterized protein: MDRFYDEQYVRLRNRELDKYYLHADADGVGVSISQRRNSLNVAWRVHIYQGSCGPYLLLHSAAYGRYLAATATPAPALYHGFRAELRDYDHPEVPEIMWLDVRAGLGRGVLLLNAGDRYLRANGKYLRWNTGVTVESRDIENEKVSSMMRWIVEPIDLTERAPRIPDPIRARLPEDLSVVVFGRQPGAMREIRFVQASDEGLYNEAGEGWAAFHIRGRSLYNLRDRLAREVDQQPDGIAMCVRAGRYGRLTPLVVDLPRRGWGDIFQIVVFISGTAAYAALRYPNVGGA, translated from the exons ATGGACCGGTTCTACGACGAGCAGTACGTGCGGCTGCGGAACCGCGAGCTCGACAAGTACTACCTCCACGCCGACGCCGACGGGGTGGGCGTCTCCATCAGCCAGCGCCGCAACTCGCTGAACGTGGCGTGGAGGGTGCACATCTACCAAGGCTCCTGCGGCCCGTACCTGCTCCTCCACAGCGCCGCCTACGGCCGCTACCTCGCCGCCACGGCCACGCCGGCGCCGGCCTTGTACCACGGCTTCCGCGCCGAGCTGCGCGACTACGACCATCCGGAGGTGCCGGAGATCATGTGGCTGGACGTCAGGGCGGGGCTGGGGCGTGGCGTGCTCCtcctaaacgccggcgaccgctacCTCCGCGCCAACGGCAAGTATCTCCGCTGGAACACCGGCGTCACCGTCGAGAGCAGAGATATTGAGAACGAGAAGGTCAGCTCCATGATGCGCTGGATCGTTGAGCCCATCGACCTCACAGAGCGCGCGCCTCGCATTCCAGACCCGATTCGG GCCCGCCTCCCTGAAGACCTCTCCGTCGTCGTGTTCGGGCGCCAGCCAGGGGCGATGCGGGAGATTCGGTTCGTGCAAGCGAGCGACGAGGGGCTCTACAACGAGGCCGGGGAAGGCTGGGCCGCGTTCCATATCAGGGGGAGGTCCTTGTACAACTTGAGGGACCGGCTGGCCAGAGAGGTCGACCAGCAGCCCGACGGCATCGCCATGTGCGTCCGAGCGGGCCGCTATGGGAGGCTGACCCCACTCGTCGTCGACCTGCCCCGCCGTGGCTGGGGCGACATCTTCCagatcgtcgtcttcatctccgggaCCGCTG